The Flavobacterium psychrophilum genome includes a region encoding these proteins:
- a CDS encoding cyanophycin synthetase has protein sequence MKILKIQALRGPNIWSVYRKKLIQMRLDLEETEQFPTNKIDGFRERIEALLPSLIEHRCSEGHKGGFFERIERGTWMGHVIEHIALEIQTLAGMDTGFGRTRETKTPGTYNVVFSYLEENVGLYAAEASVRIAEALMSGIDYDLDNDLQTMRKIRERDRLGPSTGSIVEEAVARDIPWIRLGSNSLVQLGYGVNQMRFQATITNKTSHIAVDIACNKEATKRMLEAASIPVAGGGICTDETELEEIIAKIGYPIVLKPLDGNHGKGASINVTNFEDAKAGLEFAQKYGRRVIVEKFITGFDFRVLVIDNKVVAAAQRVPAHVKGNGKNTIQELIDTENLDPRRGYGHENVLTEITVDRDTTDLLAKMEYTLETVPQQDEIVDLKSTANLSTGGTSVDVTDMMHPENIFISERIARVIGLDVCGIDIMAENLTQPLKENGGVILEVNAAPGFRMHLAPSEGLPRNVASPVLDMLYPPGKPSRIPIFAVTGTNGKTTTTRLLAHIVKNTGFKVGFTTSDGIYIQNHMLEKGDTTGPLSTEYILKDPTVEFAVLETARGGILRSGLGFSRCDIGIITNIQEDHLGLNDIHTLDDLSKVKRVVVRSVKKDGWAVLNGDDPECIKIAKELDCNVAYFSMDESNPFIKQLAKEGRITAVYEDGFITIKKGEWKIRIEKASHVPLTMGGKAKFMIANVLAATLASYLWGFKTEDISLSLQTFIPGAAQTPGRMNIFDFRKFKVLIDFAHNPAGYRAVEDFLSNVEATQKIGIIAGVGDRRDEDIRECAEIAARMFDHIIIRQEKHLRGRTDENINQLIWEGIRNSGRDVTHELIPKETDALKHAMNSVKEGGYITALSDVVANAIDVVQQYLDKENEEIIGD, from the coding sequence ATGAAGATACTTAAAATTCAGGCCCTTCGCGGACCAAACATTTGGAGCGTTTATCGAAAAAAACTAATTCAGATGCGTTTAGACCTGGAAGAAACAGAACAGTTTCCTACCAATAAAATTGATGGTTTCCGCGAACGCATCGAAGCCCTGTTGCCTTCACTTATAGAACATCGTTGTTCTGAAGGACATAAAGGCGGTTTTTTTGAGCGTATCGAAAGAGGCACCTGGATGGGGCATGTAATTGAACATATTGCTTTAGAAATTCAGACACTTGCCGGAATGGACACCGGGTTTGGTCGTACACGCGAAACAAAAACACCCGGAACCTATAATGTTGTATTTAGCTACCTCGAAGAAAATGTAGGCTTATACGCAGCGGAAGCTTCTGTGCGTATTGCCGAAGCCCTTATGAGCGGAATTGACTATGACCTTGATAACGACCTGCAAACCATGCGTAAAATCCGCGAACGCGACAGGCTGGGCCCAAGTACCGGAAGTATCGTGGAAGAAGCTGTTGCACGCGATATTCCGTGGATTCGTTTGGGGAGTAACTCTCTTGTACAGTTAGGTTATGGTGTTAACCAAATGCGCTTTCAGGCAACTATTACTAACAAAACAAGCCATATAGCAGTAGATATTGCCTGCAACAAAGAGGCTACAAAACGCATGCTCGAAGCAGCATCTATTCCCGTTGCAGGCGGTGGCATTTGTACCGATGAAACTGAACTGGAAGAGATAATCGCAAAAATCGGCTATCCCATAGTATTAAAACCCCTTGATGGTAATCACGGAAAGGGCGCATCTATAAATGTTACGAATTTTGAAGACGCTAAGGCCGGACTTGAATTTGCGCAAAAATACGGACGCAGGGTTATCGTTGAAAAATTTATTACCGGTTTCGACTTCCGCGTATTGGTAATTGATAATAAAGTTGTTGCCGCTGCCCAAAGGGTACCTGCCCACGTTAAAGGAAATGGAAAAAATACTATTCAGGAACTTATAGATACTGAAAATCTTGATCCGCGTAGAGGTTACGGACATGAAAATGTACTGACCGAAATTACGGTTGACCGTGATACCACCGATCTTTTAGCTAAGATGGAGTATACACTGGAAACCGTTCCGCAGCAGGATGAAATTGTTGATCTAAAATCTACCGCTAACCTTAGCACAGGCGGAACATCCGTTGATGTAACCGATATGATGCATCCCGAAAATATCTTTATTTCTGAAAGGATTGCCCGCGTTATTGGGCTTGATGTTTGCGGAATTGATATTATGGCAGAAAATCTTACGCAGCCTTTAAAAGAAAATGGCGGCGTAATACTGGAAGTGAATGCAGCACCCGGCTTCAGGATGCACCTTGCACCGTCCGAAGGCTTACCACGCAATGTAGCTTCTCCCGTTCTGGATATGCTTTACCCTCCGGGAAAACCAAGCCGCATTCCGATTTTTGCTGTTACAGGTACAAACGGAAAGACAACAACTACCCGCCTACTTGCACATATCGTTAAAAATACCGGCTTTAAAGTTGGCTTTACAACGTCTGATGGTATTTATATTCAGAATCATATGCTCGAAAAAGGCGATACCACCGGCCCTTTAAGTACCGAATATATCCTGAAAGACCCTACTGTTGAGTTTGCTGTACTGGAAACTGCACGTGGAGGTATTTTACGATCAGGGTTAGGTTTTAGCCGATGCGACATTGGTATTATTACTAACATACAGGAAGACCATCTTGGGCTAAACGATATCCATACGCTTGATGATCTGTCTAAAGTAAAACGTGTTGTAGTTCGAAGCGTGAAAAAAGACGGATGGGCAGTGCTAAACGGTGATGACCCGGAATGTATTAAGATTGCAAAAGAACTCGATTGCAATGTCGCTTACTTTAGTATGGACGAAAGCAATCCGTTTATAAAACAGCTTGCAAAAGAAGGACGCATTACTGCAGTTTACGAGGATGGATTTATAACCATTAAAAAAGGGGAATGGAAAATACGTATCGAAAAAGCATCGCACGTGCCATTAACTATGGGCGGAAAAGCGAAATTTATGATCGCCAATGTGCTTGCAGCTACGCTTGCCTCCTACCTTTGGGGTTTTAAGACCGAAGATATCAGCCTTTCATTACAGACATTTATACCTGGTGCCGCACAAACACCGGGACGTATGAATATTTTCGATTTCAGAAAATTTAAAGTACTAATTGACTTTGCTCACAATCCGGCAGGCTACCGTGCTGTTGAAGATTTTCTCAGTAATGTAGAAGCCACCCAAAAAATAGGAATTATTGCCGGTGTTGGCGACAGGCGCGATGAAGATATTCGTGAATGTGCCGAAATTGCTGCCCGTATGTTCGACCATATTATCATAAGGCAGGAAAAACACCTTCGCGGCCGCACCGACGAAAACATCAACCAACTAATATGGGAAGGAATTAGAAACTCGGGAAGGGATGTAACCCACGAACTTATACCGAAAGAAACCGACGCCCTGAAACACGCTATGAACAGCGTAAAAGAAGGCGGCTATATTACAGCTCTAAGCGATGTTGTAGCCAACGCCATTGATGTGGTTCAGCAATATCTCGACAAAGAAAACGAAGAGATCATAGGTGACTAA
- a CDS encoding cyanophycinase translates to MENVQGKLIIIGGAVDKGSFTEVSYDVNVANNLNFFESGILRRVIKESKRGEDSRIEVVTTASVIPREVGPQYVKAFEYLKAKNVGILHIERREQTNDPEILKRVQEADVVMFTGGDQLRLTSILGGTKFHDILLDKYKNEEFIYAGTSAGAAAASNNMIYQGSSHEALLKGEVKITSGLSLIQNVIIDTHFVQRGRIGRLFQAVVGNPRVLGIGLGEDTGLLITNNGKMEAIGSGLVILVDGRQIMDTNLTQVELGRPISINNLVVHVMSMYDTYDLQTHTLEIHNSQYSSALAIPVETDDEANTPGIELE, encoded by the coding sequence ATGGAAAATGTACAGGGAAAATTAATAATCATAGGAGGAGCCGTAGATAAAGGCAGTTTTACAGAAGTTTCTTATGATGTGAACGTGGCCAATAACCTTAACTTTTTTGAAAGTGGTATTTTAAGGCGCGTTATTAAAGAATCCAAACGCGGAGAAGATTCAAGAATAGAAGTGGTGACTACGGCATCGGTAATACCGCGCGAAGTAGGACCTCAATATGTGAAAGCTTTTGAATACCTGAAAGCAAAAAATGTAGGCATACTTCATATCGAAAGACGTGAGCAGACTAACGATCCTGAAATCCTTAAAAGGGTGCAGGAAGCAGATGTAGTAATGTTTACGGGAGGCGATCAGTTACGACTTACGTCTATATTAGGAGGCACAAAGTTTCATGACATCTTACTTGATAAATACAAAAACGAAGAGTTTATTTATGCGGGAACGTCTGCCGGGGCAGCGGCCGCATCTAATAATATGATCTACCAGGGAAGCAGCCATGAGGCATTGCTTAAGGGGGAGGTTAAAATTACCAGCGGGCTTAGCCTTATACAGAATGTGATTATAGATACGCACTTTGTACAGCGCGGACGTATCGGCAGGTTATTTCAGGCAGTAGTTGGCAATCCACGCGTATTGGGTATCGGACTTGGTGAAGATACCGGGCTGCTGATAACCAACAACGGCAAAATGGAAGCGATAGGTTCTGGCCTTGTAATTTTGGTAGACGGACGTCAGATCATGGATACTAACCTTACGCAGGTAGAGCTTGGACGACCAATATCTATCAATAATCTTGTAGTCCATGTAATGAGTATGTATGATACCTATGATTTACAGACACACACGTTAGAAATTCATAATTCGCAATATTCTTCGGCACTTGCTATTCCTGTAGAAACAGATGATGAAGCAAATACACCGGGCATAGAACTTGAATAA
- a CDS encoding asparaginase → MKLIIHGGFFSESTTDAQTKADKQNALKSIIAKSYDYLKEHSALETAAYAVSLLEDDVLFNAGTGSQIQSDGKIRMSAALMDGVTQKMSGVINIEDVKNPIEVAVKLMKYDDRILGGKGAIQFAREHGFDVFSTEIPQRRKEYEAKLEAKGLGTVGCVVLDSEGRLAVATSTGGKGFEMVGRISDSATVAGNYTNEFCGVSCTGVGEDIVSNATATKIVTRVTDGMPIKDAFAKTFSELEPYDGFAGAIGIDKNGNIFHQDSHPSMVFASYDGQDIEVFG, encoded by the coding sequence ATGAAGCTTATTATACACGGTGGTTTTTTTAGTGAATCGACAACAGATGCACAGACAAAAGCCGACAAACAAAATGCTTTAAAATCTATTATTGCAAAATCATACGATTATCTTAAAGAGCATTCAGCATTAGAAACGGCTGCGTATGCGGTTTCGCTTCTGGAAGATGATGTTTTGTTTAACGCAGGAACCGGATCGCAGATACAAAGTGACGGAAAAATAAGAATGAGTGCCGCCCTTATGGATGGTGTTACCCAAAAAATGAGCGGTGTTATTAATATTGAAGATGTTAAGAATCCAATTGAAGTTGCAGTAAAGCTGATGAAATATGATGACAGGATCTTAGGCGGGAAAGGGGCAATTCAGTTTGCGCGTGAACATGGTTTTGATGTGTTTTCGACTGAAATTCCGCAAAGGCGTAAAGAATATGAAGCGAAGCTCGAAGCAAAAGGACTCGGAACTGTAGGCTGTGTAGTTTTAGATAGTGAAGGGCGTTTAGCTGTAGCGACGTCTACCGGGGGGAAAGGTTTTGAGATGGTAGGAAGAATATCAGATTCGGCTACCGTTGCCGGAAATTATACAAATGAGTTTTGCGGTGTAAGCTGTACCGGGGTAGGAGAAGATATCGTCAGTAATGCTACTGCTACAAAAATTGTAACACGTGTTACAGATGGCATGCCTATTAAAGATGCTTTCGCTAAAACTTTTTCCGAACTAGAACCGTATGATGGTTTTGCCGGTGCTATTGGTATCGACAAGAATGGAAATATATTTCACCAGGATTCGCACCCGTCAATGGTTTTTGCCAGTTATGACGGGCAGGATATTGAAGTGTTTGGGTAG
- a CDS encoding 50S ribosomal protein L20: MPRSVNSVASRARRKRVLKQAKGFFGRRKNVWTVAKNAVEKAMVYAYRDRKQKKRNFRALWIMRINAGARLHGMSYSQFMGKVKGAGIELNRKVLADLAANHPEAFTAIVNQVK; this comes from the coding sequence ATGCCAAGATCAGTAAATTCAGTAGCATCAAGAGCTCGTAGAAAAAGAGTATTGAAGCAAGCCAAAGGTTTCTTTGGAAGACGTAAAAACGTTTGGACAGTAGCTAAAAACGCGGTAGAAAAAGCAATGGTTTATGCTTACCGTGACAGAAAACAAAAGAAAAGAAACTTCCGTGCTCTATGGATCATGCGTATCAACGCTGGTGCACGTCTTCACGGAATGAGCTATTCTCAATTCATGGGTAAAGTTAAAGGTGCAGGTATCGAATTGAACCGTAAAGTTCTTGCAGACCTTGCTGCTAACCACCCTGAAGCGTTTACAGCTATCGTAAACCAAGTTAAATAA
- a CDS encoding 50S ribosomal protein L35: MPKMKTKSSAKKRFKVTGSGKIKRKHAFKSHILTKKSKKRKLALTHSALVHKTDERSVKQQLRII; the protein is encoded by the coding sequence ATGCCTAAAATGAAAACCAAATCCTCTGCCAAAAAACGATTCAAAGTTACTGGCTCAGGAAAGATCAAGAGAAAGCACGCTTTTAAAAGTCACATCCTGACTAAAAAATCTAAAAAGCGTAAGCTAGCTTTAACTCACTCTGCACTTGTTCACAAGACAGATGAGAGAAGCGTAAAACAGCAATTAAGAATTATCTAA
- a CDS encoding translation initiation factor IF-3, which yields MAEDQEVDLVEISPNAEPPVCKIMDYKKFLYEQKKRDKMLKAKSTQIVVKEIRFGPQTDEHDYEFKKKNAEKFLKEGSKLKAFVFFKGRSIIYKEQGQILLLKLATDLEEWGKVEAMPVLEGKRMIMFIAPKKKK from the coding sequence ATGGCAGAAGACCAGGAAGTAGATCTTGTTGAGATCTCTCCTAATGCCGAACCGCCCGTATGTAAGATCATGGACTATAAAAAGTTTCTTTACGAACAAAAGAAACGCGACAAGATGCTTAAGGCTAAGTCTACGCAGATTGTAGTAAAGGAAATACGTTTCGGCCCTCAAACGGACGAGCATGATTACGAGTTCAAAAAGAAGAATGCAGAGAAGTTCCTTAAAGAAGGTTCTAAACTAAAAGCATTCGTATTCTTTAAAGGACGTTCTATCATTTATAAAGAGCAGGGGCAAATCCTTTTATTAAAGCTTGCAACAGATCTTGAAGAGTGGGGAAAAGTAGAAGCTATGCCGGTTCTTGAAGGTAAGAGGATGATTATGTTCATCGCTCCTAAAAAGAAAAAATAA
- a CDS encoding threonyl-tRNA synthetase — protein sequence MINITLPDGSVKKFDAGVSPLDVAMSISEGLARNVISASFNGTTVETKTPLTTDGSLILYTWNDKEGKKAFWHSTSHVMAQALQELYPGIKLTIGPAIDNGFYYDVDFGDNTVTDKDFKAIEDKVLAIAREKHEFTMRSATKAEALEFYKNENNPYKTELIENLEDGTITFCDHATFTDLCRGGHIPNTGIIKAFKIMSVAGAYWRGDEKNKQLTRVYGISFPKQKDLTEYLELLEEAKRRDHRKLGKELELFAFSSKVGQGLPLWLPKGAALRDRLEQFLKKAQKKAGYEQVVTPHIGQKELYVTSGHYAKYGADSFQPIHTPHEGEEFLLKPMNCPHHCEIYNTKPWSYKDLPKRYAEFGTVYRYEQSGELHGLTRVRGFTQDDAHIFCTPDQLDEEFKKVIDLVLYVFSSLGFDNFSAQISLRDQENREKYIGTDENWEKAENAIINAAKDKGLNTVVEYGEAAFYGPKLDFMVKDALGRQWQLGTIQVDYNLPERFDLTYKGSDNELHRPVMIHRAPFGSMERFIAILLENTAGNFPLWLMPEQAIILSLSEKYENYAKKVLELLENHEIRALIDNRNETIGKKIREAEVQKMPYMLIVGEEEEKNGTISVRRHGDAGKSNQSMTIEEFASLVQEEIDRTLKTF from the coding sequence ATGATAAATATTACACTGCCGGACGGTTCGGTTAAAAAGTTTGACGCAGGGGTATCTCCCCTGGACGTTGCCATGAGCATTAGTGAGGGTTTAGCAAGAAACGTGATTTCTGCATCCTTTAATGGTACAACTGTTGAAACGAAAACCCCACTGACGACGGACGGCTCTTTAATATTATACACCTGGAACGATAAAGAAGGTAAGAAAGCTTTCTGGCACTCTACTTCTCACGTTATGGCGCAGGCCCTACAGGAACTTTACCCGGGCATTAAGCTTACAATTGGCCCTGCTATTGACAATGGTTTTTATTATGATGTAGATTTTGGCGATAACACCGTTACCGACAAAGACTTTAAAGCTATTGAAGATAAAGTGCTTGCCATTGCAAGGGAGAAACATGAATTCACTATGCGTTCGGCTACTAAAGCTGAGGCTCTTGAGTTTTACAAGAACGAGAACAATCCGTATAAAACGGAACTTATAGAAAACCTTGAAGACGGTACTATTACGTTTTGCGACCATGCTACGTTTACCGACTTATGCCGTGGCGGACACATTCCGAACACAGGTATAATCAAGGCATTTAAAATTATGAGCGTTGCCGGTGCTTACTGGAGAGGTGACGAGAAGAACAAACAGCTCACACGTGTGTACGGCATCTCTTTCCCGAAACAGAAAGACCTTACCGAATATCTTGAGCTTCTTGAAGAGGCAAAAAGACGTGACCACCGTAAGCTTGGTAAAGAACTTGAACTGTTTGCTTTTTCAAGCAAAGTGGGTCAGGGATTACCTTTATGGCTTCCAAAAGGTGCTGCACTTCGCGACCGTTTAGAGCAGTTTCTTAAAAAAGCACAAAAGAAAGCCGGATACGAGCAGGTGGTTACACCACACATCGGGCAAAAAGAATTATACGTTACATCCGGCCACTATGCTAAATATGGTGCAGACAGCTTCCAGCCGATACACACACCACATGAAGGTGAGGAGTTTTTGCTGAAGCCGATGAATTGCCCGCACCACTGCGAGATCTACAATACCAAACCGTGGTCGTATAAAGACCTGCCTAAGCGTTATGCTGAATTTGGTACTGTTTACCGTTATGAGCAGAGTGGTGAGCTTCACGGACTGACACGTGTTCGTGGATTTACTCAGGATGATGCACACATCTTCTGTACTCCGGATCAGCTTGATGAAGAGTTCAAAAAAGTAATCGACCTGGTACTTTATGTATTCAGCTCGTTAGGTTTTGATAACTTCAGCGCGCAGATATCGCTTCGCGACCAGGAGAACAGAGAGAAATATATTGGTACAGACGAGAACTGGGAGAAAGCTGAAAATGCTATTATCAACGCTGCTAAAGATAAAGGTCTTAATACTGTAGTAGAATATGGCGAGGCGGCTTTTTATGGCCCTAAGCTTGACTTTATGGTGAAAGATGCACTTGGCAGACAATGGCAGCTTGGAACGATACAGGTAGATTACAACCTTCCTGAACGTTTTGACCTGACGTACAAAGGTTCTGATAACGAACTGCACCGCCCTGTTATGATTCACCGTGCACCGTTTGGATCTATGGAGCGTTTCATTGCAATTTTGCTTGAAAACACAGCCGGAAACTTCCCGCTTTGGTTAATGCCTGAGCAAGCTATCATACTGTCTCTTAGTGAGAAATATGAAAATTATGCTAAAAAAGTTTTAGAATTGCTGGAAAATCACGAAATTCGCGCCCTCATAGATAACCGAAACGAGACTATAGGTAAAAAAATACGCGAAGCGGAGGTTCAGAAAATGCCGTATATGCTTATCGTTGGTGAGGAAGAAGAGAAAAACGGTACGATTTCTGTACGTCGTCATGGCGATGCAGGTAAGTCTAACCAAAGTATGACAATTGAAGAATTTGCTTCCTTAGTACAGGAAGAAATAGATAGAACACTAAAAACATTCTAA